The following proteins are co-located in the Dyadobacter chenwenxiniae genome:
- the parS gene encoding type II RES/Xre toxin-antitoxin system antitoxin, translating into MDTENLKSKEFSDLQATYGSSFVPASIIFNTHIQKPESKMTAIEKMHVVKRGISKTDLEGFKDKIGMDYDQLAATLSVARATLINKKGPDKFNPTVSEKIVSLADIYSYGYEVFEDVDRFNRWIFSPNRALGGESPYDLLDNQFGREEVKNIIGRIDYGVYS; encoded by the coding sequence TTGGATACAGAGAACTTGAAGTCAAAAGAGTTCTCTGATTTGCAGGCAACCTATGGGTCGAGCTTTGTGCCTGCAAGCATTATTTTCAATACACACATTCAAAAACCTGAAAGTAAAATGACTGCCATAGAAAAAATGCACGTTGTTAAGCGCGGGATAAGCAAAACGGATCTGGAAGGCTTTAAGGATAAAATCGGTATGGATTATGATCAGCTGGCGGCAACATTGTCAGTGGCGCGCGCAACACTTATTAATAAGAAAGGGCCTGATAAATTCAATCCTACCGTGAGCGAAAAAATCGTAAGCCTTGCGGACATTTACTCTTATGGTTATGAGGTTTTTGAGGATGTAGACCGGTTCAACCGCTGGATATTCAGTCCGAACCGGGCGTTGGGAGGCGAGAGTCCATATGATCTTCTGGATAACCAGTTCGGGCGGGAAGAAGTCAAAAATATTATTGGCCGGATTGATTACGGTGTTTATTCTTAA
- a CDS encoding DUF1080 domain-containing protein: MKKQIFTILALSMLISQAWAQTDDALATKAKALLSKLPSQNEAALKKNMEELGQLGKPGLMQIASMLSPFGKGDNTKIQYAIGGFTYYASQAGKEDFRKIAAEAYGEALSKVSDPDTKNFLIYQLQTVGKDESIEVLRPYLKDERLSGPASRTLARIGSPAAGGALLQGLEGAPESTQIAIIEALGGAHYKEAASMIEKSAVNEDLLLRKVSLFALSEIGAPSSEQILLAAAQKANFGYDESDATAVYLKYLARLAENGNTPAAEKAALALLKNTPDVKQTPTRSAALKIYSDIKKRESVPVLVSALQSADPEYRIAALKLGQKYLMADGTTPWLNAMKKAKPEVQAEIITMLGHANSLDALPAIQKSLSAKDSKVKLAAIWAAGKIGQEKSLPGLINVLKTANADEVAAVKSSLLTIKGDAVVNQLATALPTLPAPAQSAAIDVLAAREASSKLSNVFALLKSPNAEVSKSAYTALKSLTTPNDLPQMFILLNTVSDAEQMAAIQKAVAAGVKGAGDTKAQTDAILKQMQASPADKQSNYLAVLASIGGKTAANSVVSAYNSGDASAKKAAIAALAAWSDASVANELLAIARKTTDADEFNSALTGYVSAATKSTKTPVNKVIMLREAMALAKTDAQKEMILKELPRLRTFNALLFAGKYLDNPATEQAAAQAVMSIALANKNFYGAEIRDLLTKTSSLLKGKDAEYQRESIKRHLSELPKDQGFVALFNGKDLSGWKGLVENPIARGKMSADSLAYKQKKADEAAQKDWFAKDGELVFSGHGDNLATVKQYGDFEMFVDWKIQKDGDAGIYLRGTPQVQIWDTSRVSVGAQVGSGGLYNNKTNESKPSKLADNAIGNWNTFHITMIGDRISVDLNGENVVDNVILENYWDRNLPIFAKEQIELQAHGNQINYRDVYVREIARPEPFTLSDAEKKEGFKVLFDGTDMFNWVGNRTDYFIENGALVVDPKKGGKGNLYTKDEYSDFDFRFEFQLTPGANNGLGIRTPMEGDAAYVGTEIQILDNDADIYKDLHEYQYHGSAYGIIPAKRGFLKPMGEWNYEEVRVQGSKIKVTLNGTVILDGDLAEASKNGTVDRKEHPGLKRTSGHLGFLGHGSELKFRNIRIADLTKTAAEPTASTSKKKKKK, translated from the coding sequence ATGAAAAAACAAATATTTACCATTCTGGCCCTCAGCATGCTGATATCGCAGGCATGGGCTCAAACGGACGACGCACTGGCGACCAAAGCCAAAGCGCTACTGTCCAAACTTCCTTCCCAAAACGAAGCTGCATTAAAGAAAAACATGGAAGAACTTGGCCAGCTCGGCAAGCCGGGTTTGATGCAGATCGCATCCATGCTTTCGCCGTTTGGTAAGGGGGATAATACCAAAATTCAATACGCCATCGGTGGGTTCACTTACTACGCTTCACAGGCTGGGAAAGAAGATTTTCGCAAAATTGCGGCTGAGGCTTACGGAGAAGCATTGTCCAAAGTAAGCGATCCCGACACCAAAAATTTCCTGATCTATCAATTGCAGACCGTTGGAAAAGATGAGTCCATTGAGGTTTTGAGACCTTACCTGAAAGATGAGAGACTTTCAGGCCCGGCTTCAAGAACATTGGCAAGAATAGGCTCCCCTGCTGCGGGTGGTGCATTACTACAAGGTTTGGAAGGTGCTCCCGAAAGCACACAAATTGCAATTATCGAAGCATTAGGCGGTGCGCATTATAAGGAAGCGGCTTCCATGATCGAGAAATCGGCAGTGAATGAGGATCTGCTTTTACGCAAAGTAAGCTTATTCGCATTATCGGAAATCGGTGCTCCCTCCTCTGAGCAGATTTTATTGGCTGCTGCGCAAAAGGCAAATTTCGGTTACGACGAATCGGACGCAACGGCCGTCTATCTCAAATATCTGGCACGGTTGGCAGAGAATGGCAACACTCCTGCCGCTGAAAAAGCCGCATTAGCATTGCTCAAAAACACGCCGGACGTGAAGCAAACACCAACCCGCTCGGCTGCATTAAAAATTTACTCCGACATTAAAAAACGCGAATCCGTTCCTGTGTTGGTGAGTGCATTGCAAAGCGCTGATCCTGAATACCGGATTGCCGCATTGAAATTAGGCCAAAAATACCTCATGGCAGACGGTACAACGCCCTGGCTAAATGCAATGAAAAAGGCCAAACCGGAAGTCCAGGCAGAGATTATTACAATGCTGGGCCACGCTAATTCCCTTGATGCTTTGCCTGCAATTCAAAAATCATTAAGCGCCAAGGATAGCAAGGTAAAACTGGCTGCAATTTGGGCGGCTGGAAAAATAGGCCAGGAAAAAAGTCTTCCGGGTTTAATCAACGTTCTGAAAACTGCAAATGCGGATGAAGTTGCCGCGGTTAAAAGCAGTTTGCTAACCATTAAAGGAGATGCGGTTGTAAACCAACTGGCGACAGCATTACCAACGCTTCCCGCACCAGCACAATCAGCCGCTATTGACGTTTTGGCTGCACGGGAAGCGAGTTCGAAGCTTAGTAATGTGTTTGCGTTGCTGAAAAGTCCAAATGCTGAGGTTTCGAAATCTGCTTACACAGCGCTAAAATCGCTTACTACTCCGAATGATCTGCCGCAGATGTTCATTCTGCTCAACACAGTGAGCGATGCAGAACAAATGGCTGCCATTCAAAAAGCGGTGGCTGCGGGCGTGAAAGGCGCCGGCGATACAAAGGCTCAAACAGACGCGATCTTAAAACAAATGCAAGCGTCCCCGGCTGACAAACAGTCGAATTACCTGGCCGTTTTGGCAAGCATAGGCGGCAAAACAGCAGCGAATTCAGTGGTTTCTGCTTACAATAGTGGTGATGCAAGTGCAAAAAAGGCCGCAATTGCTGCATTGGCGGCATGGTCTGATGCGAGTGTTGCTAATGAGCTGCTGGCGATTGCCAGGAAAACAACAGATGCGGATGAATTCAACTCAGCATTGACAGGCTATGTTTCTGCGGCTACGAAATCAACCAAAACGCCTGTTAATAAGGTAATTATGCTTCGGGAAGCCATGGCATTAGCAAAAACGGATGCACAAAAGGAAATGATCCTGAAAGAACTGCCTCGTTTGAGAACATTCAACGCATTGCTTTTTGCAGGAAAATATCTGGACAATCCGGCGACTGAACAAGCTGCTGCACAAGCTGTGATGTCGATCGCGCTGGCTAATAAGAATTTTTACGGTGCTGAAATTCGTGATTTGCTCACAAAAACTTCGTCTTTGCTGAAAGGAAAAGATGCTGAATATCAAAGAGAATCAATCAAAAGGCATTTATCCGAGCTCCCAAAAGACCAAGGCTTTGTAGCGTTGTTTAATGGAAAAGATCTTTCCGGCTGGAAAGGTCTGGTTGAAAACCCGATCGCTCGTGGCAAGATGAGCGCCGACAGTTTGGCTTACAAACAAAAAAAGGCAGATGAAGCTGCACAGAAAGATTGGTTTGCCAAAGATGGAGAACTCGTTTTTTCCGGCCACGGCGACAACCTTGCCACGGTGAAGCAATATGGTGATTTTGAAATGTTTGTAGACTGGAAAATCCAGAAAGATGGCGATGCGGGCATTTATCTGCGCGGAACGCCTCAGGTGCAGATCTGGGACACGTCGCGGGTGAGTGTAGGCGCACAAGTTGGGTCAGGCGGTTTGTATAACAATAAAACCAACGAAAGTAAGCCTTCAAAACTGGCCGACAACGCAATCGGCAACTGGAACACATTTCACATTACGATGATCGGTGACCGCATTTCTGTGGATCTGAATGGGGAGAATGTCGTAGATAATGTGATCCTGGAAAATTATTGGGACCGTAACCTCCCTATTTTTGCCAAAGAACAGATCGAATTGCAGGCGCACGGAAATCAGATCAACTACAGGGATGTGTACGTAAGAGAAATTGCTCGTCCTGAGCCGTTTACATTGTCGGATGCTGAGAAAAAAGAGGGCTTTAAAGTGCTTTTTGATGGAACCGATATGTTCAACTGGGTTGGCAACCGCACCGATTATTTCATCGAAAACGGCGCATTGGTTGTTGATCCCAAGAAAGGCGGCAAAGGAAACCTGTATACCAAGGACGAATACAGCGATTTCGACTTCCGTTTTGAGTTCCAGCTAACACCGGGAGCGAATAACGGACTCGGAATCAGGACGCCGATGGAAGGCGACGCAGCATATGTAGGGACCGAAATTCAGATTCTGGACAATGATGCCGACATTTATAAGGACTTGCATGAATATCAGTATCACGGCTCCGCGTATGGCATTATTCCGGCGAAAAGAGGCTTTTTGAAACCCATGGGCGAATGGAATTACGAGGAAGTGCGCGTGCAGGGTTCCAAGATAAAAGTAACATTGAACGGAACTGTCATCCTGGACGGCGACCTGGCCGAAGCAAGCAAAAACGGCACAGTAGACCGCAAGGAACATCCCGGATTGAAACGCACAAGCGGGCATTTAGGCTTCTTAGGTCACGGCTCAGAACTGAAATTCAGGAATATCAGAATAGCGGATTTGACTAAAACGGCCGCTGAACCGACTGCCTCCACCTCCAAGAAGAAGAAAAAGAAATAA
- a CDS encoding Gfo/Idh/MocA family oxidoreductase translates to MKEKTGTSASRRTFIKGSLATLATFSIVPRHVLGKGFIAPSDQLTKAIVGTGSMGRGHIPYAGTKVVALCDVDKKHLDIAVGMVDKGVKTFSDYREVIQLPEVDIVHVATPPHWHGIIAADAARAGKDVWCEKPMTRTIGEGKRLVEAVQQHGRIFRLNTWFRFQDNFYGMRTPVKPIKKLVQSGLLGWPLKVTVSKHTGFDWKFYWVGNTNNVPQPVPAELDYEMWLGPAPYKPYSEHRVHQTFRGYWDYDGGGLGDMGQHYIDPIQYFLGKDDTSPVSVEVDAPQQHTEAVGTWRRITYTYADGCQIVLDGEAKDEKVAYIEGPKGKLFPNFQSDIPDLERKLAAFPDPEPQVTDFVDAVKNRKKFALNEENGHRSCTIVNMGLAALRLGRSLKFDPEKQEFIDDEGANRLINQPMRGPWTI, encoded by the coding sequence ATGAAAGAAAAGACGGGCACCTCTGCGTCCAGACGGACCTTTATCAAAGGCTCACTGGCGACGCTGGCCACTTTTTCCATTGTTCCCCGCCATGTTCTTGGCAAAGGTTTCATCGCCCCCAGCGACCAATTGACCAAAGCCATCGTAGGCACCGGTTCGATGGGCCGCGGCCACATTCCTTATGCAGGCACCAAAGTCGTTGCGCTTTGTGATGTGGACAAAAAACACCTGGATATAGCCGTTGGCATGGTGGATAAAGGCGTAAAAACCTTCTCCGATTATCGCGAAGTCATTCAGCTCCCGGAAGTTGACATTGTACACGTGGCCACGCCACCGCATTGGCATGGAATCATTGCCGCAGATGCAGCCCGCGCCGGAAAAGATGTGTGGTGTGAAAAACCGATGACCCGCACAATCGGTGAAGGGAAAAGGCTCGTGGAAGCAGTGCAGCAGCACGGCCGGATTTTCCGGTTAAACACCTGGTTCAGGTTTCAGGATAACTTTTACGGCATGAGAACGCCTGTAAAACCCATTAAGAAGTTGGTTCAAAGCGGTTTGCTGGGCTGGCCTTTGAAAGTTACCGTGAGCAAGCATACCGGTTTTGACTGGAAATTTTACTGGGTAGGCAATACAAACAATGTTCCGCAGCCCGTTCCGGCCGAGCTGGATTATGAAATGTGGCTCGGACCTGCGCCTTACAAACCGTATAGCGAGCATCGCGTGCACCAGACCTTCCGGGGTTACTGGGATTATGACGGCGGTGGATTGGGCGATATGGGCCAGCATTACATTGACCCCATCCAATATTTTCTTGGCAAAGATGACACAAGCCCGGTAAGCGTGGAAGTGGACGCTCCCCAGCAGCACACAGAAGCCGTAGGAACCTGGCGACGAATCACTTACACTTATGCCGATGGCTGCCAGATCGTGCTGGACGGTGAGGCGAAAGATGAAAAAGTGGCTTACATTGAAGGCCCGAAAGGAAAGCTGTTCCCTAATTTCCAATCCGACATCCCAGATCTTGAAAGGAAACTGGCCGCATTCCCGGATCCAGAGCCTCAGGTTACCGACTTTGTGGACGCCGTCAAAAACCGCAAAAAATTTGCGCTGAACGAAGAAAACGGCCACCGCTCCTGCACCATTGTAAATATGGGACTGGCAGCATTGAGGCTGGGCCGCTCTCTCAAATTTGACCCCGAAAAACAAGAATTTATCGATGATGAAGGTGCAAACCGATTGATTAACCAGCCCATGCGCGGCCCATGGACCATTTGA
- a CDS encoding acyl-CoA carboxylase subunit beta yields the protein MGSVSSATSKKELLDQKNAEAELGGGAQRIEAQHAKGKLTARERIMVLIDKGTFEEIGKFVMHRSKDFGLDREHYLGDGVVTGYGKVNGRLVYVFAQDFTVFGGSLSETHAEKICKIMDLAMKNGAPVIGLNDSGGARIQEGVLSLAGYADIFYKNTLASGVIPQISAVMGPCAGGAVYSPAITDFILMVENTSYMFVTGPNVVKTVTHETVTAEELGGAMTHATKSGITHFVSPNEVECLLNIKKLLSYMPQNCEENAPSVPYETQDESRPALNSVIPDNANQPYDMREVIAEIADPESFFEVHQNFAENIVVGFARIAGRSIGIVANQPAVLAGVLDIHSSQKAARFVRFCDSFNIPLLVLEDVPGFLPGTDQEWNAIITNGAKLLYAFCEATVPRITVITRKAYGGAYDVMNSKHIGADMNFAWPTAEIAVMGASGAAEIIFKREIAQAEDPAEKLKEKIEDYSEKFTNPYRAAFRGYIDEVIYPDQTREKLIRAFEMLENKVDVLPRKKHGNIPL from the coding sequence ATGGGATCAGTATCTTCCGCGACTTCAAAAAAAGAACTTTTAGATCAGAAAAATGCCGAGGCCGAGTTGGGTGGAGGTGCGCAAAGGATTGAGGCACAACATGCAAAAGGCAAGCTAACCGCCCGCGAGCGGATCATGGTGCTGATCGATAAAGGCACATTTGAGGAAATCGGGAAGTTTGTAATGCACCGGAGCAAGGATTTTGGACTGGATAGGGAACATTATCTGGGTGATGGCGTGGTTACAGGTTATGGTAAGGTCAATGGTCGGCTGGTTTACGTTTTTGCGCAGGATTTTACCGTTTTCGGCGGCTCGCTTTCTGAAACGCATGCCGAGAAAATCTGCAAAATCATGGATCTCGCCATGAAAAACGGCGCCCCTGTGATTGGTTTGAATGATTCGGGTGGAGCCAGGATTCAGGAAGGCGTGCTTTCGCTGGCTGGTTATGCGGATATTTTTTATAAAAACACATTGGCGTCGGGCGTCATTCCGCAAATTTCCGCTGTGATGGGACCGTGCGCGGGCGGCGCGGTTTATTCTCCTGCGATCACTGATTTTATACTAATGGTCGAAAACACCAGTTATATGTTTGTGACCGGCCCTAACGTGGTTAAAACCGTCACGCACGAGACGGTTACGGCCGAGGAACTGGGCGGGGCAATGACGCATGCGACCAAATCGGGCATCACGCATTTTGTTTCACCCAATGAAGTAGAATGTTTGCTGAACATTAAAAAGCTGCTCAGCTATATGCCTCAGAATTGCGAGGAAAATGCTCCAAGCGTTCCCTATGAGACCCAAGATGAATCCCGTCCTGCTTTAAATAGCGTTATCCCGGACAATGCCAATCAGCCTTATGACATGCGTGAGGTGATCGCTGAAATCGCCGATCCGGAAAGTTTCTTTGAAGTGCACCAGAATTTTGCAGAAAACATTGTGGTCGGTTTTGCGCGAATTGCGGGGCGGAGCATCGGCATTGTGGCCAATCAGCCTGCCGTTCTTGCAGGTGTCCTCGACATTCATTCCAGCCAAAAAGCGGCTCGTTTTGTAAGGTTTTGCGATAGTTTCAACATTCCGCTGCTGGTTTTGGAAGACGTTCCGGGGTTTTTGCCGGGGACGGATCAGGAATGGAATGCGATCATTACCAACGGTGCCAAGTTGCTTTACGCGTTTTGCGAAGCCACCGTTCCCCGTATCACCGTCATCACCAGAAAGGCTTACGGCGGCGCTTATGATGTGATGAATTCCAAACACATTGGCGCAGATATGAACTTTGCATGGCCTACCGCAGAAATTGCCGTAATGGGTGCGAGCGGCGCAGCAGAGATCATTTTCAAACGTGAAATCGCCCAAGCAGAAGACCCCGCTGAAAAGCTGAAAGAAAAAATTGAAGACTACTCTGAAAAATTCACAAACCCCTATCGGGCAGCATTCCGGGGCTATATCGACGAAGTCATTTATCCCGACCAGACACGCGAAAAATTGATCAGGGCTTTTGAAATGCTGGAAAATAAAGTAGACGTTTTGCCCAGAAAAAAACACGGGAATATTCCGCTTTAA
- the porQ gene encoding type IX secretion system protein PorQ, which yields MRQIGLCTFILAGIIFGFERTAQAQSIGGRSKLDFLQLPAQAKSNALGTHHVTISGNDPALFIQNPALLDSSKANNVSINLMPYLADTRFVNAAYARRVGKSAGVWAVGLQYLNYGTMVETDDIGNVIGEFRAADYGLSAGYGHSIGAFTVGGTLKMVGASVQSYNVFGLARDWGGVFKHPEQDLAIGFAVKNMGFVKQNYSGLSDPALPLDVRLGITFKPEYMPIRVSLTAHHLNKFDMVYNDPNLFFTYDDNGNKVPKKVGIAEKLSRHLSLGAEALLHPNFRVMLGYDHLRRQELRLSDRGALAGFSFGAWMRIKRFEVGYGRSQYVTGFGSSSLSIVMNMKNGFAKETVKVRP from the coding sequence ATGAGGCAGATCGGATTGTGCACGTTCATTTTAGCGGGAATCATCTTTGGCTTTGAACGAACAGCACAAGCGCAATCCATCGGTGGAAGAAGCAAGCTCGACTTTCTTCAACTGCCAGCCCAGGCAAAAAGCAATGCATTAGGCACGCATCACGTTACCATTTCGGGCAATGATCCTGCACTTTTTATCCAGAATCCTGCGCTGCTCGATTCTTCCAAAGCCAATAATGTTTCCATAAATCTGATGCCCTATCTGGCGGATACGCGGTTCGTGAATGCGGCTTATGCGCGTCGGGTTGGCAAATCTGCTGGCGTGTGGGCGGTTGGTTTGCAATATCTTAATTACGGAACAATGGTGGAAACCGACGACATTGGCAATGTAATAGGGGAGTTCCGGGCGGCGGATTATGGGTTATCTGCCGGTTATGGGCATAGTATAGGCGCTTTTACAGTCGGTGGAACATTGAAAATGGTCGGCGCTTCGGTGCAGTCGTACAATGTGTTCGGCCTGGCGCGGGACTGGGGTGGGGTTTTCAAGCATCCGGAGCAGGATCTTGCTATTGGTTTTGCTGTTAAAAATATGGGTTTCGTCAAACAGAACTATTCAGGGTTAAGCGATCCTGCGTTGCCGTTGGATGTCCGTCTCGGCATCACATTCAAGCCGGAATATATGCCGATCCGCGTTTCGCTAACTGCGCATCATTTGAACAAGTTTGATATGGTTTACAATGATCCGAACCTGTTTTTCACTTACGATGATAATGGCAACAAGGTCCCGAAAAAAGTAGGCATAGCAGAGAAATTAAGCCGTCATCTTTCCTTAGGAGCGGAGGCATTGCTGCATCCGAACTTCCGCGTTATGCTGGGTTATGACCATTTGCGCAGGCAGGAACTGAGACTTTCCGACCGTGGCGCATTGGCCGGGTTTTCATTTGGTGCCTGGATGCGGATTAAGCGGTTTGAGGTCGGTTATGGTCGCTCGCAGTATGTTACTGGTTTTGGAAGTAGTTCATTATCAATTGTTATGAATATGAAAAATGGTTTTGCAAAAGAAACAGTCAAAGTAAGGCCTTAG